The proteins below come from a single Cannabis sativa cultivar Pink pepper isolate KNU-18-1 chromosome 3, ASM2916894v1, whole genome shotgun sequence genomic window:
- the LOC115711572 gene encoding dual specificity phosphatase Cdc25: MARSISYITGSQLLSLKRRPNIVIIDVRDDERSYDGHIAGSLHYASDSFSDKISNLVQQVKGKDTLVFHCALSQVRGPSCARKLVNYLEDVKDDAGIKNVMVLERGFNGWEASGRPVCRCNKVPCNGENASGVS; this comes from the exons aTGGCTAGGAGCATCTCATACATAACAGGCTCCCAGCTTCTCTCACTCAAACGTCGTCCAAACATAGTCATCATAGATGTCCG GGATGATGAAAGAAGTTACGATGGCCATATAGCTGGGTCTCTCCACTACGCCAGTGACTCCTTTTCTGATAAGATCTCCAATCTCGTTCAGCAAGTCAAAGGCAAAGATACCCTCGTCTTCCATTGTGCTCTAAGCcag GTTCGTGGCCCAAGTTGTGCTAGGAAGTTAGTGAATTATTTGGAGGACGTGAAGGATGATGCTGGTATAAAAAATGTCATGGTTCTTGAACGTGGCTTCAATGGCTGGGAAGCTTCTGGTCGGCCAGTTTGTCGCTGTAACAAAGTGCCCTGCAACGGCGAGAATGCATCAGGAGTTTCTTAA
- the LOC115709957 gene encoding cryptochrome DASH, chloroplastic/mitochondrial: MAISLLQLTPVSFPYFIRNSHPKLNPRTSILVHFVKSNPMSSGSDPGPVRRASSAKIFKVPDLETDQVDLIADQSFQRYFLSSSTRRRSGNGVAIVWFRNDLRVLDNEALYKAWVSSESVLPVYCVDPRLFGATHYFGFPKTGALRAQFLIECLADLRKNLTKRGLNLLIKHGKPEEILPSLAKTYGAHIVYAQKETCSEELIVERLVSKGLEKVVLESSSERSNKAKLQLVWGATMYHIDDLPFSTSSLPDVYTQFRKAVESKCSIRGCIKMPASLGPPPPSIGDWGCIPSTESLGLSSQDVSKGMKFVGGESAALSRVYEYFWKKDLLKKYKETRNGMLGPDYSTKFSPWLASGSVSPRLIHEEVKRYEKERLANDSTYWVLFELIWRDYFRFLSVKYGNALFHLGGPRNVEKRWSQDIKLFESWRDGTTGYPIIDANMKELATTGFMSNRGRQIVCSFLVRDMGIDWRMGAEWFETCLLDYDPCSNYGNWTYGAGVGNDPREDRYFSIPKQAQTYDPEGEYAAYWLPQLQSLPKDKRNFPGKLYIEQIVPLKFGSTATTRNQGRYMASARKGNFGHRGQRR, translated from the exons ATGGCCATTTCTCTGCTTCAACTCACTCCTGTCTCTTTCCCATATTTTATCAGAAATTCACATCCAAAGCTAAACCCTAGGACTTCGATACTCGTACACTTCGTCAAATCGAATCCGATGAGTTCCGGCTCTGATCCCGGCCCGGTCAGGAGGGCTAGCTCTGCTAAAATTTTCAAGGTTCCGGACCTGGAAACCGATCAAGTGGACCTAATCGCGGACCAGAGTTTTCAGAGGTACTTTTTGTCTTCGTCTACAAGGAGGAGGAGCGGCAATGGAGTCGCCATTGTTTGGTTCAGGAATGATCTTAGAGTTTTAGACAATGAGGCTTTGTATAAAGCATGGGTGTCTTCTGAGTCAGTTTTGCCTGTCTACTGTGTCGATCCTCGGCTTTTTGGTGCTACTCATTACTTTGGGTTCCCTAAAACTGGGG CTTTGAGAGCACAATTTCTCATAGAATGCTTGGCCGATTTGAGAAAGAATTTAACCAAGCGGGGACTTAACTTGCTAATAAAGCATGGAAAACCGGAGGAAATTTTACCCAGTCTTGCCAAAACTTATGGAGCACATATT GTATATGCCCAAAAAGAAACTTGTAGTGAGGAGCTGATTGTTGAAAGGTTGGTGAGCAAAGGTCTTGAGAAAGTTGTCTTAGAATCATCTTCAGAGCGATCCAACAAGGCCAAGTTACAACTTGTTTGGGGTGCCACTATGTACCACATTGATGATCTTCCATTTTCCACCAGTAGTTTACCAGATGTTTATACGCAATTTCGTAAG GCAGTCGAATCAAAATGCTCTATCCGTGGCTGCATAAAAATGCCAGCATCTCTTGGGCCACCACCACCCAGCATTGGTGATTGGGGATGTATTCCTTCAACGGAGAGTCTTGGATTAAGCTCACAAGAT GTCAGTAAAGGAATGAAGTTTGTTGGGGGTGAAAGTGCCGCACTGAGCCGAGTGTACGAGTACTTCTGGAAGAAG GATTTGCTCAAGAAATACAAAGAGACCAGAAATGGGATGTTAGGACCTGATTATTCAACAAAATTTTCTCCATGGCTTGCTTCTGGAAGTGTCTCCCCTCGCTTAATTCATGAAGAA GTCAAAAGATATGAAAAGGAGAGGCTAGCAAATGACTCTACATACTG GGTTTTATTTGAACTAATATGGAGGGACTACTTCAGGTTTCTATCTGTCAAATACGGGAATGCCCTGTTCCATTTAG GAGGACCAAGGAATGTGGAGAAAAGGTGGAGTCAAGACATCAAATTGTTTGAATCCTGGAGAGATGGCACTACAGG GTACCCTATCATAGATGCCAACATGAAAGAATTGGCAACAACTGGGTTTATGTCGAATCGGGGACGACAG ATTGTGTGTTCCTTTCTTGTTCGAGATATGGGAATTGATTGGCGAATGGGAGCTGAATGGTTTGAGACATGCCTTTTGGATTATGATCCATGCTCTAATTATGGAAATTGGACCTATGGGGCAG GAGTTGGAAATGATCCCAGAGAAGATCGTTACTTCAGCATCCCCAAACAA GCGCAGACATATGATCCTGAAGGTGAGTATGCAGCGTATTGGTTGCCACAATTGCAATCACTCCCAAAAGATAAAAGAAACTTTCCTGGAAAATTATACATTGAGCAAATTGTACCTCTAAAGTTTGGGAGTACTGCTACTACCAGGAACCAAGGTCGATACATGGCCTCAGCAAGAAAAGGGAATTTCGGACATAGAGGACAGAGAAGATAA
- the LOC115710671 gene encoding cyclin-A3-4-like isoform X1 codes for MSGIDSQEPKKIKIKEAPTTATATSTTTSGAGKEEKTDHKEKDNKLDPETTSSGDGDPQRLPFVSEFYAYLREMEVDPKRRPLPDYMRRVQNDNITPNMRAILVDWLVEVANGFDLTSLETLFVTVSYIDKFLSIKILNRKKLQLLGVSSIIIASRKYNDEIIPPHVQDMCRATDHAYTVEEIVKMEAEIRKTLELDNELRSGHPTLITFIRRFMSVDEESLEDKPKYEFLCVYLSKLALLDYDCTVKFLPSLVAASVIFLARLIVKPQAHPWTLSLQKYSRYKPPELQQCVVSLRNVYLGIKWKSLVAIREEYKQSAEDVSTVAEIPAHYFGDIIIS; via the exons ATGTCTGGGATCGATTCTCAAGAGCCCAAgaaaatcaagatcaaggagGCACCCACCACTGCCACGGCAACGTCGACCACCACCTCCGGCGCCGGAAAGGAAGAAAAAACTGATCATAAAGAAAAAGACAATAAGTTGGACCCCGAAACGACGTCTTCCGGCGATGGTGATCCTCAACGCCTTCCTTTTGTTTCTGAGTTTTATGCTTATCTTCGCGAAAtggag GTTGACCCAAAGAGGAGACCCTTACCTGATTACATGAGGAGAGTTCAGAATGACAATATTACCCCTAATATGAGAGCAATTTTGGTTGATTGGCTTGTGGAGGTTGCAAACGGATTCGACCTCACATCCCTAGAAACTCTGTTCGTTACCGTTTCATATATTGATAAATTTTTATCAATCAAGATTCTCAATCGGAAAAAGCTTCAGTTACTAGGAGTTTCTTCAATCATCATAGCCTC AAGAAAGTATAATGACGAGATTATCCCACCACACGTTCAAGATATGTGTCGTGCAACAGATCATGCTTACACTGTCGAAgag ATAGTGAAGATGGAAGCTGAGATACGTAAGACTTTGGAATTGGATAATGAATTGAGGAGCGGCCACCCTACCTTAATAACATTTATACG GAGATTTATGAGTGTTGATGAAGAAAGTTTAGAA GACAAACCCAAGTATGAATTCCTGTGCGTGTATCTTTCTAAGCTAGCATTATTGGATTATGATTGTACTGTGAAATTCCTACCTTCTTTGGTGGCAGCATCAGTTATCTTTCTTGCAAGACTCATTGTTAAGCCACAAGCTCATCCTTGG ACATTATCCCTGCAAAAATATTCGAGATACAAGCCGCCCGAGTTACAGCAATGTGTTGTTAGTTTAAGAAATGTGTATCTTGGTATAAAATGGAAGTCTCTGGTGGCTATAAGAGAGGAATACAAGCag TCTGCGGAAGACGTGTCTACTGTTGCAGAGATACCAGCACACTATTTCGGAGACATTATTATTAGCTAG
- the LOC115710671 gene encoding cyclin-A3-4-like isoform X2 yields MSGIDSQEPKKIKIKEAPTTATATSTTTSGAGKEEKTDHKEKDNKLDPETTSSGDGDPQRLPFVSEFYAYLREMEVDPKRRPLPDYMRRVQNDNITPNMRAILVDWLVEVANGFDLTSLETLFVTVSYIDKFLSIKILNRKKLQLLGVSSIIIASKYNDEIIPPHVQDMCRATDHAYTVEEIVKMEAEIRKTLELDNELRSGHPTLITFIRRFMSVDEESLEDKPKYEFLCVYLSKLALLDYDCTVKFLPSLVAASVIFLARLIVKPQAHPWTLSLQKYSRYKPPELQQCVVSLRNVYLGIKWKSLVAIREEYKQSAEDVSTVAEIPAHYFGDIIIS; encoded by the exons ATGTCTGGGATCGATTCTCAAGAGCCCAAgaaaatcaagatcaaggagGCACCCACCACTGCCACGGCAACGTCGACCACCACCTCCGGCGCCGGAAAGGAAGAAAAAACTGATCATAAAGAAAAAGACAATAAGTTGGACCCCGAAACGACGTCTTCCGGCGATGGTGATCCTCAACGCCTTCCTTTTGTTTCTGAGTTTTATGCTTATCTTCGCGAAAtggag GTTGACCCAAAGAGGAGACCCTTACCTGATTACATGAGGAGAGTTCAGAATGACAATATTACCCCTAATATGAGAGCAATTTTGGTTGATTGGCTTGTGGAGGTTGCAAACGGATTCGACCTCACATCCCTAGAAACTCTGTTCGTTACCGTTTCATATATTGATAAATTTTTATCAATCAAGATTCTCAATCGGAAAAAGCTTCAGTTACTAGGAGTTTCTTCAATCATCATAGCCTC AAAGTATAATGACGAGATTATCCCACCACACGTTCAAGATATGTGTCGTGCAACAGATCATGCTTACACTGTCGAAgag ATAGTGAAGATGGAAGCTGAGATACGTAAGACTTTGGAATTGGATAATGAATTGAGGAGCGGCCACCCTACCTTAATAACATTTATACG GAGATTTATGAGTGTTGATGAAGAAAGTTTAGAA GACAAACCCAAGTATGAATTCCTGTGCGTGTATCTTTCTAAGCTAGCATTATTGGATTATGATTGTACTGTGAAATTCCTACCTTCTTTGGTGGCAGCATCAGTTATCTTTCTTGCAAGACTCATTGTTAAGCCACAAGCTCATCCTTGG ACATTATCCCTGCAAAAATATTCGAGATACAAGCCGCCCGAGTTACAGCAATGTGTTGTTAGTTTAAGAAATGTGTATCTTGGTATAAAATGGAAGTCTCTGGTGGCTATAAGAGAGGAATACAAGCag TCTGCGGAAGACGTGTCTACTGTTGCAGAGATACCAGCACACTATTTCGGAGACATTATTATTAGCTAG